The stretch of DNA TATGTATGGGCGTGAGACGATTCAAATTCCGCAGTTCGCCATTCTTATATGCAGAGGCCCATAATGAGAGATCCGATCGAAACCGTCATGAACCTCGTGCCGATGGTCGTTGAGCAGACCAACCGGGGCGAACGGGCCTATGATATTTTTTCGCGCCTTCTGAAAGAGCGCATCATCTTCGTCAACGGTCCTGTCGAAGACGGCATGTCAATGCTGGTTTGCGCGCAACTTCTGTTTCTGGAAGCCGAGAACCCTAAAAAAGAGATCAACATGTATATCAACTCGCCCGGTGGCGTGGTGACATCCGGCATGGCGATCTATGATACGATGCAGTTCATTCGTCCGGCCGTTTCCACGCTTTGCATGGGGCAGGCGGCTTCCATGGGATCGTTGCTTTTGACGGCTGGCGCCACCGGTCAACGCTATGCGCTTCCCAATGCCCGCATCATGGTGCACCAGCCTTCGGGTGGCTTCCAGGGGCAGGCATCGGATATCGAGCGTCACGCGCAGGACATCATCAAGATGAAGCGCCGTCTCAATGAAATCTATGTTAAGCATACGGGTCGCGATTACGAGACGATTGAACGTACACTGGATCGCGATCACTTCATGACGGCGCAGGAAGCGCTGGAGTTTGGATTGATCGACAAGGTTGTCGAGGCTCGTGAGGTTGGTGAAGCCGAAGCGAAATAAGCCCGGTCATTTCAGGAATAACCGTTTTTTGTGTTTTCGCCACAAAAGGGGCTTAATTCTTGGAACTACGTGATGTTTGGCGTATTGCGTTAAGCATCTGTTCGGGGTTCTGTCGCTACAGTGATATGAAACATGCCGAATCTGTATGTGCGAGCCGATTTTCATTTGTTCGCTGGTGCGGCTTCTGCAAGAGTGATCAGGTGTCGCTTTCACCAGCGACATCTGGCGGTGATAGAAGTGCTGGGTAGCAGGTGATTGTTAAGGGGCGGAAAGATATGTTTCTCCCCGGAGCGGCCTGAACAGATCAAGCAAGCCGCAACAAGTGAACGGCCGGAAGAAACGATCGGACTGAATGATGCTGTCATCCCGGTCAATTGAAAGGAAACTGCGATGAGCAAAGTCAGCAACGGCGGCGGCGATTCCAAGAACACGCTCTATTGCTCGTTCTGCGGCAAAAGCCAGCATGAAGTGCGCAAGCTGATTGCAGGCCCCACCGTATTCATCTGCGATGAATGTGTCGAACTCTGCATGGATATCATCCGTGAGGAAAATAAATCCTCAATGGTGAAATCGCGTGAGGGTGTGCCGACACCGCAGGAAATCATGGCGACGCTTGATGATTATGTCATCGGACAGAAAGACGCCAAGCGCGTCCTGTCGGTTGCCGTACATAACCATTACAAGCGTCTCGCGCATCAGTCAAAGAATAACGATATCGAACTGGCGAAGTCGAACATTCTTCTCGTCGGCCCGACGGGTTGCGGCAAGACCTATCTTGCCCAGACGCTTGCGCGTATCATCGATGTGCCATTCACCATGGCCGATGCGACAACGCTGACGGAAGCGGGCTATGTCGGTGAAGATGTCGAGAATATCATTCTCAAGCTGCTTCAGTCCGCCGATTACAATGTCGAACGCGCGCAGCGCGGCATCGTCTATATCGATGAAGTGGACAAGATCAGCCGCAAGTCCGACAATCCATCTATTACCCGCGACGTGTCGGGCGAGGGTGTGCAGCAGGCACTGTTGAAGATCATGGAAGGCACGGTTGCTTCCGTCCCGCCGCAAGGTGGCCGCAAGCATCCGCAGCAGGAATTCTTGCAGGTGGACACGACGAACATCCTGTTTATCTGTGGTGGTGCCTTTGCCGGTCTCGACAAGATCATTTCGTCGCGCGGTGAGCGGACTTCGATTGGCTTTGGTGCCAATGTGCGTGCCGTCGATGACCGCCGGATCGGCCAGATTTTCCGCGAACTTGAGCCGGAAGATCTGCTGAAATTCGGTCTTATTCCAGAATTTGTTGGTCGTCTGCCGGTCATTGCAACGCTCGAAGACCTTGATGTGGATGCACTGGTACAGATTCTGACCGAGCCGAAGAATGCGCTCGTCAAGCAGTATCAGCGCCTGTTTGACATGGAAAGTGTCGAACTGGTGTTCCATGACGATGCATTGCGGGCCATTGCGAACAAGGCTGTGGAACGCAAGACGGGTGCGCGTGGTCTGCGTTCAATCATGGAAAAGATTTTGCTCGACACCATGTTCGAGCTTCCGACGCTGGAAGGCGTGCAGGAAGTAGTCATTTCCGGCGATGTCGTCGATGGCAGCGCTCGGCCGCTTTACATCTATGCCGAGCGGCAGGATGAAAAAGGCAACGCTTCCGCCTGATATCGGACACCATATCGTGAAGAGGCCGCGCGAGCGGCCTTTTTCATGTCGCGTGCGAAAGCATGTCTCCCAAAAGTGGGAACCGGTTTTGGGATAAAGACATGCGTGAAAACAAAAACTTAAAACGTATTTCCTGAATATGATAAAATTCGATAGGCTTGGGAAAAATACCAGTAAACAGGGCATAGTAAGTGCCAGCACTTGTGGAAAAACCAGCGGCGGCGCAGGATAATTAACGATTCTATGAATGCCGCTTGAATTAAGGAGTTCGGCTCTCCAACTATGGACCGAAGCACGCTTTACGACCTGCCTCACTTAAAGGGGGCGTGTTGCGTGGCAATCGGGTCGAACGACCTGAGAAAGGACTTTGATAATGACGGGTATAGAACAGAAGACCCCATCGGGTGGCTCTGCTACGGGCGGTGACAACGGGCTTTATGCCGTTCTTCCGCTGCGTGACATCGTCGTCTTTCCTCACATGATCGTGCCGCTTTTTGTCGGACGCGAGAAATCCATCCGCGCACTCGAAGAAGTGATGGGCGTGGACAAGCAGATTTTGCTGGCAACGCAGAAGAACGCGGCCGATGACGATCCGGCAGCTGACGCAATCTATGAGATCGGCACCATTGCCAATGTGCTTCAGCTCCTGAAGCTTCCTGACGGTACGGTCAAGGTGTTGGTTGAGGGTACGAGCCGCGCAAAAATTTCCAAATTCACGGACCGTGAAGATTATCACGAGGCTTATGCTGACAGTTTGCCTGAGCCAGAGGAGGATGCCGTCGAGGTTGAGGCTCTTGCCCGCTCGGTGGTTTCTGACTTTGAGAATTACGTCAAGCTCAACAAGAAGATTTCGCCGGAAGTGGTGGGTGCAGCCAGCCAGATCGACGATTATTCCAAGCTCGCCGACACGGTTGCCTCGCATCTTGCGATTAAGATTCCTGAAAAGCAGGAAATGCTGTCCATTCTTTCGGTGCGCGAGCGCCTTGAGAAGGCCCTTTCCTTCATGGAAGCCGAGATTTCTGTTCTGCAGGTCGAAAAGCGCATCCGTGGCCGCGTCAAGCGCCAGATGGAAAAGACGCAGCGCGAATATTACCTCAACGAGCAGATGAAGGCGATCCAGAAGGAGCTTGGTGACGGTGAGGACGGTCGTGATGAGGCTGCCGAACTCGAAGAGCGTATCAACAAGACCAAGCTCAGCAAGGAAGCGCGTGAAAAAGCGCAGGCCGAACTGAAAAAGCTGCGCAGCATGAGCCCGATGTCTGCGGAAGCAACCGTCGTGCGTAATTATCTCGACTGGCTCCTGTCCATTCCATGGGGCAAGAAGTCGAAGGTTAAGCAGGACTTGAACTTTGCGCAGGAAGTGCTTGATGAAGAGCATTTCGGCCTCGACAAGGTCAAGGAACGCATTGTCGAATATCTTGCTGTACAGGCGCGTTCGACCAAAATTAAGGGCCCCATCATCTGCCTCGTTGGACCTCCCGGCGTGGGCAAGACCTCGCTTGCGCGCTCGATCGCCAAGGCAACGGGACGTGAGTATGTTCGCATGTCTCTGGGCGGCGTACGCGATGAGGCTGAAATCCGCGGCCATCGCCGCACTTACATTGGTTCGATGCCTGGCAAGGTTATCCAGTCGATGAAGAAGGCGAAAAAGTCCAATCCACTCTTCCTGCTCGATGAAATCGACAAGATGGGACAGGATTTCCGTGGTGATCCGTCTTCGGCCATGCTGGAGGTGCTTGATCCCGAACAGAACGCGACCTTCATGGATCACTATCTTGAAGTCGAGTATGATCTGTCGAACGTCATGTTCGTGACCACCGCCAATACGATGAATATTCCTGGCCCGCTGCTGGATCGTATGGAGATCATCCGCCTTGCCGGTTACACAGAAGACGAAAAGCTGGAAATCGCCAAGCGGCACCTGTTGCCCAAGGCGATCAAGGACCACGCTTTGCAGCCCAAGGAATTCTCGGTTTCCGAGGAAGCGCTACGCAACGTGATCAGGCTTTACACACGTGAAGCCGGTGTGCGCAGCCTCGAACGCGAGATGATGACACTTGCGCGTAAGGCTGTGACTGAAATCGTCAAAGGCAAGACGAAGTCGGTGAAAATCACTGATAAGAACCTGTCCGATTATCTTGGTGTCGAGCGGTTCCGCTTCGGTCAGATTGACGGTGAGGATCAGGTCGGTGTCGTTACGGGACTGGCCTGGACGGAAGTTGGTGGCGAATTGCTGACGATCGAAGGTGTCATGATGCCCGGCAAGGGCCGCATGACCGTCACGGGTAACCTGCGTGATGTGATGAAGGAATCGATTTCGGCGGCGGCCTCCTATGTCCGCTCGCGTGCGATTGATTTCGGCATTGAGCCGCCTTTGTTCGACAAGCGGGATATTCACGTCCACGTGCCGGAAGGCGCAACACCGAAGGATGGCCCTTCGGCCGGTATCGCAATGGTTACTGCCATTGTCTCGGTTCTGACCGGCATTCCGGTGCGCAAGGATATCGCCATGACGGGTGAAGTCACCTTGCGTGGCCGGGTTCTGCCAATTGGGGGCCTCAAGGAAAAGCTTCTTGCGGCACTTCGTGGCGGTATCAAGAAGGTTCTGATCCCGGAAGAAAACGCCAAGGATCTGGCGGATATTCCGGACAACGTGAAGAACGGGCTTGAGATCGTTCCGGTTTCGCGTGTGGGCGAAGTTCTCAAACATGCATTGGTTCGTGAACCCGAACCGATTGAGTGGACGGAGCCCGAAACAGCGCCTTCCACCACTTCGGTTGATGATGACGCAGGGGCCGCAACAGCACACTGACACGCTCTTCAGACGATCTACAATCAAAATGCCGGGCTCTTTGCTCGGCATTTCTGTGTTTAACCCCGGTTTTCCGGGGTTTTTTACAGTTGACAGGCTTGGTTTGTCCAACTTTTCGAATAAACTCCGATCAATCCGGTCGCGTTATCCGTTCCGGTAGACACAGAAAGGAAATACCAATGAACAAGAACGAATTGGTTGCCGCAGTTGCGGAAAAGGGCGGTTTGACGAAGGCTGATGCTGGTGCGGCTGTTGACGCTGTGCTCGCCGCTGTGACCGGCGCACTCAAGGCTGGCGAAGAAGTTCGTCTTCCGGGCTTCGGTGTTTTCTCGGTTTCTCACCGTGCAGCTTCGACTGGTCGTAATCCTTCGACGGGCAATGAAGTCGCTATTCCGGCCCGCAATGTGCCGAAATTCTCGGCTGGCAAAGGCCTGAAAGAAGCGGTCAACAGCTGATTTGGCCCGATGACAGATGCATACCGGTTATCTCGGTTTACCGAGTAACCGTTTTAAAGCCCGGCTTGTCCGGGCTTTTTCACGTCTGGAATACGACTTTTTGAATGCAATGCTATTCCGCTGCTTCTGTCTTGCGCACCGGTCGACGTTCCAGCAATTCCTTGAGAAACTGCCCGGTATAAGAGCGCTGCTCGGTGACGATATCCTCCGGGCGTCCGACTGCAACAATCTCGCCGCCGCCATCACCGCCTTCAGGACCAAGATCGATCACCCAGTCCGCCGTCTTGATGACTTCGAGATTATGCTCGATCACCACCACCGTGTTGCCTTGCTCGACCAGTTCATGCAGCACTTCGAGCAGTTTTGCTACGTCATGGAAATGCAGCCCCGTGGTGGGTTCGTCGAGAATATAAAGCGTGCGTCCGGTCGCTTTGCGTGACAATTCCTTGGCAAGTTTCACGCGCTGTGCCTCACCACCGGAAAGCGTTGTCGCCTGCTGGCCAACCTTGATATAGCCAAGCCCGACTTTCACCAGTGTTTCGAGCTTATCACGGACCGCAGGGACTGCGGAAAAGAACTCAGCGCCTTCCTCGACCGTCATATCCAGCACATCGGCAATCGATTTGCCCTTAAACAGCACATCAAGCGTTTCGCGGTTGTAACGCTTGCCATGGCAGACATCGCAGGTGACATAGACATCCGGCAAAAAGTGCATCTCGATTTTGATGACACCATCGCCCTGACAGGCCTCGCAGCGCCCGCCCTTCACATTGAAGGAGAAGCGCCCGGGCTGATAACCACGCGCCTTAGCTTCCGGCAGGCCAGAAAACCAGTCTCGGATGGGTGTGAAGGCGCCTGTGTAAGTGGCGGGATTGGAGCGCGGCGTACGTCCGATCGGCGACTGATCGATATCGATGACCTTGTCGAGGTATTCTAGTCCCTCGATGCGATCATGCTCGGACGGATGCTCGCGCGAGCCCATAATACGGCGCGAGGCCGCCTTGAACAAGGTTTCAATCAGGAAAGTCGATTTGCCGCCACCGGAAACACCCGTCACCGCCGTAAATGTGCCGAGAGGAATATCTGCGGAGACGTTTTTTAGATTGTTACCGCGTGCGCCAACCACCCGGACACGCTTTGTCTTGGAAATCTTGCGGCGCTCAGACGGGACGACTACTTCCATCACGCCGGACAAATATTTGCCGGTCAGTGAATTGGTGTTGGACATGATAGCGTCAGGCGTGCCTTCGGCAATAACCCGTCCGCCATGCACGCCCGCCGCCGGACCGATATCGACCACATAATCGGCGGTCAAAATGGCATCTTCGTCATGTTCGACCACGATCACCGTGTTGCCGAGATCACGCAGATGGCGCAGTGTATCGAGCAGGCGGGCATTGTCGCGCTGATGTAGGCCAATGGATGGCTCATCGAGCACATAGAGCACGCCTGTGAGGCCTGAACCGATTTGTGAGGCAAGACGAATACGTTGGCTTTCCCCACCCGACAGCGTACCGGAATTCCGCGCCAGTGTGAGATAATCGAGCCCGACATCATTGAGGAATTGCAGGCGTTCGCGAATTTCCTTCAAGATACGGGCTGCGATCTCGCGTTGCTTTTCGTTGAAACTGCTATCGATGTCGCGAAACCATTGATCGGCATTGCGGATCGACATGGCGGTGACTTCGCCAATATGTTTCATGCCGATCTTGACCGCCAGGGATTCCGGCTTAAGGCGATATCCATTACAGGCAGGGCAGGGCGATGACGACATGAAACGCTCGATTTCCTCGCGCGACCATGCTGAATCTGTCTCTTTCCAGCGGCGTTCGAGATTGGGAATAACGCCCTCGAAAGTCTTGGTCGTCTGATAGGAGCGCAAGCCGTCATCATACTGGAAGGAGATTTCACGACCCTTGGTGCCGTAAAGAATGGCTTGCTGTGCTTCGTTCGAGAGATCGGCCCAGCGGCTGCCAGTCTTAAAGCTATAGGCCTTGCCGAGCGCTTCCAGCGTCTGGCTGTAATAGGGAGAAGAGGATCGCGCCCAAGGCGCTATGGCTCCATCTTTCAGCGTCGCATTTTCATCGGGTACGATCAAATGCGGGTCTATGGCCTGTTGGGTTCCCAGACCATCGCAGGTTGGGCAAGCACCGAACGGATTGTTGAACGAAAACAGACGCGGTTCGATTTCGGGAATGGTAAAGCCTGAAACGGGACAGGCGAACTTTTCTGAAAAAAGAACGCGTTCATGCGTCTCATTGGCGGATTTGTTGGCCGCACCGCCTTCTGCGGTTTCTTTCACGGGCAAAGGTTTGTCGGCAAATTCTGCGATCGCCAACCCGTCCGCAAGCCTCAAACAGGTTTCGAGACTGTCGGCGAGGCGCGATGCGAGATCGGCACGCACCACGACGCGATCCACAACCACATCGATGTCGTGCTTGTATTTTTTGTCGAGTGCCGGAGCGTCGGCAATCTCATAGAAAGTGCCATCCACCTTGACACGCTGAAAGCCCTTTTTCTGAAGCTCGGCAAGTTCCTTTTTATATTCGCCCTTACGCCCGCGCACGATGGGTGCGAGGATATAAAGCCGCGTGCCTTCTTCAAGCGCTATCACGCGGTCGACCATCTGGCTGACTGTTTGGCTTTCAATCGGCAGTCCCGTAGCGGGCGAGTAGGGCACGCCCACACGCGCAAAAAGCAGGCGCATATAATCGTAGATTTCGGTTACGGTTCCGACCGTCGAGCGCGGGTTGCGGCTTGTGGTCTTCTGTTCAATGGAAATGGCTGGTGACAGACCGTCGATCTGGTCGACGTCCGGCTTCTGCATCATTTCGAGAAACTGGCGCGCATAGGCCGAAAGGCTCTCCACATAACGGCGCTGGCCTTCGGCGTAGATCGTATCAAAGGCAAGCGACGATTTCCCTGAACCGGAAAGCCCTGTCATGACGATCAGCTTGTCACGCGGAAGATCGAGATCGACATTCTTGAGATTATGCTCGCGTGCGCCACGTATGGAAATGAATTTCAGATCGCTCATTTCGCGTCCTGCCTGCCTTGATGTCCTGGGAAGCCGTCTATGGGAGAAAATTCTCCTGTCAGTCCCTCATATGGTGCAAATCCTTTGGGAAAGAAGGTTTTGCCATCCGAATTTTTTGTTGTTCTAGCATTAGAACAAAGGTCGAACAACCAGCCTTCTGATAGGCGATAAGAAATGTGAACGCAAGAGCGTTGACTAAGGATCCTGACAGGCGCAGACTGCTGTTGTCGCTGGATTTGGAGAGGTGTCGCAAACGGAAGGCGCGATATCGACAAGAGGTCCAAGTAACGCGATAAAACCCGGTAGGAGGCAAGGAGCATGAGTCCACCTGACCACACTGTCTGGCTTTCATGAAAATGAAAGCACAATCGGATGCAATCTCGTTCGTTCTATTTCGTCAGGAATAACGCGGCGTTGGTGAAAGCTTCGATTGCTGAAAATCTGAACATGCGCGGAATGAAGCGGACGGTACGCCGATTTATTCCGGGAGATGTGTCGGCGAATTATTGCCAACATACGAGCTTAGCTCCAAATTAAGCCCTGCGCGCCAGATAAACAGTGAGCGGCGGGGCTTTTCCCTGTGAGTTGACTTTTATCTAAATCGACTGACTTTTCGCGCAGCATCGGCTATTGAATGCAGAAAAACGATCATTTCGTATGGAATTGCGTATTTAAGTTTATTTATGCTTGCGCTTCGAACAAAACGCGAACATAAATCGTCTGTGGACATTTATGAAATTCATCCATGCATGTTGAGCGTTTTTGGCTTCATTCCTGTAAGGTGAGATACTGAGCTTTAGATGGCGGAGATTTGTGTCCGTCCATTTTTGAAACGCCCTTTATTGGACCAATGGTTAGAGACAGGGCGATATGTGAGATCCGGAGTAAGTTTTCGATGGCTGGTAGCGTCAACAAGGTTATTCTGGTCGGCAATCTTGGTGCCGATCCGGAAATTCGTCGTCTGAATTCAGGTGATTCAGTTGCCAATCTGCGTATCGCGACATCGGAAAGCTGGCGCGACCGCCAGTCCGGGGAGCGCAAGGAGCGTACCGAGTGGCATAGCGTGGTCATTTTCAACGAAAATCTGGCCAAGGTAGCTGAGCAATATCTGAAGAAGGGTGCCAAGGTTTACATCGAGGGTGCGCTTCAGACCCGCAAATGGCAGGACCAGAACGGCAATGATCGTTACACGACGGAAATCGTGTTGCAGAAATTCCGTGGCGAATTGCAGATGCTCGACAGCCGTGGCGACAGCGGCGATCAGGGACGTTCGTTCGGCGGCGGTAACAATCGCAACCAGATGTCCGATTATTCCGGCGGCGGCAGCGGCGATTTTGGCTCGTCGGGTCCGTCATCTTCGCCTTCATCCTCATCAGGTGGCGGAAACTTCTCCCGCGATCTCGACGACGAAATTCCGTTCTAATTTCCTATAGGGTGCGCCACGCCCACTCGAGCGCACAAAGATCGCGTCTCAACGATAGAGTTTACGCAGCGTGCTTTATAAAAATCGAATTCGACTTTGGCGTCAAAGCACGAGAAGTGTGCGACATAACTTTGTATATGTGTGCTGACTGGAACCCCGCCTACGGCGGGGTTTTTGTCAATTTGGGCATTATTTTCCTGAATATGCATTCATTGTTGATAATGAAAATACGGTTTTCAACTGAGTGATATTCACTCATTTCGTATATGGCATTTGGTCGGACGAAAACGCGTCATAGAATCATGGAATACTGAATCTTTGTCGCGCCTTGCCAGATACGATTCTGCGGTCTGCATGCAAGATTGCGGCAAAATTGCCGTGGGAAAGCGTTGCGATCTGGTGCGCATGCGTTTGATCGGTACTATTCCTGTCGTGCGCGGTGTTTGGCGTGAAGTGGAGCGGGTGTTGTGATGCAGGATAAACCTATCCATCTAAAAGGCTGTTTTGTTGTCGTTGTCGGCCCCAGTGGTGCTGGAAAAGATACGCTGATGGATGCCGCACGCGCAGAACTTGCAGATGATGTACGATTTCATTTCGTGCGCCGCGTCATTACACGCCCGCAAATGCCCGGCACGGAGGACCATGACAGTCTTGATGAAGCGGGATTTATCAAGGCACAAGGCGAGGATGCCTTTGCTCTCGACTGGCAAGCACATGGATTGCATTATGGCCTGCCCAAGTCCCTTGATGTGCAAATCGAAAACGGTAAAGTTGTTATCGCCAATATATCACGCCGGGTTCTCGCTGATGTGCGCAGGCTTTACCCATCGCATGCCGTCGTTTTGATCACGGCTCGGCAAGAGGTTCTTGCCAAGCGACTGGCCGCACGTGGTCGCGAAACCCGTGAGCAGATCGAACAGCGTCTTTTGCGTGAAGTCCGATTTGATGATCAGGCAGATAATGTCGTCACACTCGACAACTCCGAAGACGTTGAAACATCAATAACAGATTTTGTAAATATCTTAATAAAGATAACTAAAACAACATATTAATGAGATTTTTTGAACTTAATTATAATCTAAAAATAATTGATCTACATTCATCGCGGCGCAAAGCCATGATTGGAAAGAAGGCGCTCCCGACAGTTTAGGACGCGACCAGCGTCTTCACACCATCCGCCACGAACTGCACTGCGAGCGCCGCCAGAATGACACCCAGAAGCCGCGTCAGGATGGAACGACCGGTTTCGCCGAGAAACCGGTCAACGCGTTCCGCAAGCCTGAGCACGAGATAGGTGATCAACAGACACACAAAGATAACGACGATCAGCATGAGACGCGGTCCCAGGCCCTGAAAGGAATTCGACGTTAGCACGATGGCCGAAATCGCTCCCGGTCCGGCAATTAACGGGATGGCGAGCGGGAAGGCTGCGATATTACGGATATGATCCTTGGTGATCGCCACTTCAGCGCTCTTTTCCTTGCGCTCGGTTCGCTTCTCGAAAATCATCTCGAAAGCGATCCAGAACAGCAAAAGACCACCCGCCACACGAAAAGCGCCGATTGAAATGCCGAACATGCCAAGAATCTGCGCTCCGGCAACGGCAAATAGCACCATGACGGCCAGACTGATAATGGATGCGCGCAAGGCGACCTGAGCGCGATGATTGCGATCCATGCCCGGCGTCAGCGCCAGAAACAGCGGTGCCAGACCCGGAGGATCGATGGTGACAAGCAGGGTCACGAAGGCGCTAAAAACCGTATCGTAGTACCCCATGCTCGTCTTGCCCCTTTGAATTGAATTACATGCTCATTCAATTGCCTGACACTAAACGATATGAGCCCAATGGTCGATGCAAAGCGCACGGTGTCACAAGATAGATGCGCAATGTTTATGTGAATATCTTGTAAGGTGTTGATCCAGATGATGTATTTAACCCGGCGAAAGCGTCTTGAAATTGGCGTTTTGCGCAGTCTTCCTTTATAAAGAGACTTTATCGATTCTGTTGAGAAAGATATCTGAATAGTGTCAGATCAAACACCTCCGCCCGGTTCCGGTGACATGCATGATGGTCCGATTGGACCAAGCGGTATCGAACCGATCTCCATTATTGAGGAAATGCAGCGTTCCTATCTCGATTACGCGATGAGCGTTATCGTGAGCCGTGCGCTTCCCGACGTGCGCGACGGTCTCAAGCCCGTGCACCGGCGCATTCTTCATGCCATGAACGAGATGAACCTCGCCTATAACCGCCCTTACCGTAAATCGGCGGGTGTGGTCGGTGAGGTCATGGGTAAATTCCACCCGCATGGCGACGCTTCCATCTATGACGCCCTCGTGCGCATGGCGCAGGATTTTTCCTTGCGCGATCCACTTGTGGACGGGCAGGGC from Brucella sp. BE17 encodes:
- a CDS encoding MarC family protein, translated to MGYYDTVFSAFVTLLVTIDPPGLAPLFLALTPGMDRNHRAQVALRASIISLAVMVLFAVAGAQILGMFGISIGAFRVAGGLLLFWIAFEMIFEKRTERKEKSAEVAITKDHIRNIAAFPLAIPLIAGPGAISAIVLTSNSFQGLGPRLMLIVVIFVCLLITYLVLRLAERVDRFLGETGRSILTRLLGVILAALAVQFVADGVKTLVAS